GACCGCGCCAAGATCGCCGACCTGCTCCGGCCCGAACGGATCGGCGTCCACCTGTCGGAGGAGTTCCAGCTCCACCCCGAGCAGTCCACCGACGCGATCGTGATCCACCACCCGGAGGCGAAGTACTTCAACGCCCGCTGATCCTCCACCGGGCACCACGGCCGACGGCGACGTACACTGGTCGGTCCACTGCAGGCCGGTTCCCCGCGCGGGAACCGGCCTGGTCGTCCCTCAAGGAGGTGCGCCCGGATGACCAGTACGGTCCCCGCGCCCGGAGACCTTCCCCCGGTCCCCGGTCCCGCTCGGACGGGGAGGGCCCCGGCGGCGGAAGGCTCCGCCCTGCAAGCGGTCCTCCTCGACATGGACGGCACCCTGGTCGACACCGAGGGCTTCTGGTGGGACGTCGAGGTCGAGGTCTTCGCCGCCCTCGGCCACACCCTCGACGACTCCTGGCGGCACGTCGTGGTCGGCGGGCCCATGACCCGAAGCGCCGGCTTCCTCATCGAGGCCACCGGCGCCGACATCACACTCGCCGAACTCTCCGTCCTGCTCAACGACGGCTTCGAGGCCCGCATCGGCCGCTCCCTGCCGCTGATGCCGGGCGCCGCCCGGCTGCTCGCCGAACTCCACCGGTACCGCATCCCCACCGCCCTGGTCT
This is a stretch of genomic DNA from Streptomyces sp. TG1A-8. It encodes these proteins:
- a CDS encoding HAD family phosphatase; the encoded protein is MTSTVPAPGDLPPVPGPARTGRAPAAEGSALQAVLLDMDGTLVDTEGFWWDVEVEVFAALGHTLDDSWRHVVVGGPMTRSAGFLIEATGADITLAELSVLLNDGFEARIGRSLPLMPGAARLLAELHRYRIPTALVSASHRRIIDRVLGVLGPHHFTLSIAGDEVSRTKPYPDPYLLAAAGLGVDPARCAVVEDTATGVTAAEAAGCHVVAVPSIAPIAPAERRTVVRSLEEVDLAFLRGLIAERVL